From one Candidatus Hydrogenedentota bacterium genomic stretch:
- a CDS encoding DNA-3-methyladenine glycosylase I, with protein sequence DAGIVRNRLKIESAVANARATLAAQERFGSLDALLWRFAEGSVPTAPPRSLAEIPAQTAASQAMSRELKRLGFRFVGPTVCYAFMQAVGMVNDHVEGCFRQREIAAQRCATSPPPRP encoded by the coding sequence GACGCGGGCATCGTGCGCAACCGGCTGAAGATCGAGTCGGCGGTGGCGAACGCGCGCGCGACGCTGGCGGCGCAGGAGCGCTTCGGGTCGCTGGATGCGCTGCTGTGGCGCTTCGCCGAGGGTTCGGTGCCGACCGCGCCGCCGCGCAGCCTGGCGGAGATTCCGGCGCAGACGGCGGCGTCGCAGGCGATGAGCCGTGAGCTGAAGCGCCTGGGCTTCCGCTTCGTGGGGCCGACGGTGTGCTACGCCTTCATGCAGGCGGTGGGGATGGTCAATGACCATGTGGAGGGGTGCTTCCGCCAGCGCGAGATCGCGGCGCAGCGCTGCGCGACGTCACCACCCCCCAGGCCTTGA
- a CDS encoding winged helix-turn-helix transcriptional regulator — protein MSLYQDFADRTAQRIAEGVLRPGDKLLSVRQACKTHGISPITVTQAYHLLESRGLIEARPKSGYFVRARLGSRLPE, from the coding sequence ATGAGCCTCTACCAGGATTTTGCCGACCGGACCGCACAGCGGATCGCCGAGGGTGTCTTGCGCCCGGGCGACAAACTGCTCTCCGTCCGCCAGGCCTGCAAGACCCACGGCATCAGCCCGATCACGGTCACCCAGGCCTACCACCTGCTCGAGAGCCGAGGCCTGATCGAGGCGCGGCCGAAGTCGGGCTACTTCGTGCGCGCCCGGCTTGGCAGCAGACTGCCCGAG